ACTTGTCAGCCATTATGATATCAATTTAGTCTTCAATAATTTGACCACGTATTTCTCCACCAGAGAAAGACTTCTGTGTGCATAACCAATGCTCAGTAAAAGATGGTGTGTTTGCTTCGTCAGACTGCAGTGCAGAAATGGAAGTTTGACCCTGAAGAGGAAAACTCAATCCTGGAGTGTTGGAAGTTGTGTATTTAATATGCTGTGTCAATATCGGCCTGCAGAGATGACAGACACTTGATTGTTTTGACCAAAAGTCACTATTGAGCTAATCCACCGGCCGCTGGCTGGATAGCAGCTCTCCAGAAGGTTAACACGCATGCAATTCTTCTGACCAAGTCAATGCTGTCTAACCTCGGTACGGAGCAAATATATATTAAGCTTAAAGTAGAATATCATGTCTGCACCTTTTCAGAAACATCtgcaacaaacaaaatataccGTTTACAgaagaatattttttttgtagACGCCCAGCCCCTTATTGCCTGAAGTAGACCCTCTGCTGCTTTTGTGGATATACATTTTCTTAATTTGTCATCCAACTCGAGTACAAAAGATTACAAttcatttctcttttcttttttttcctgcgaTGGGGGATGTTCACATCTTTGCATGGTTAAACAACACTGAGCAATATGTCAATACAAGTCCTCGATAACGAGACGCGTGACTCGTGCGATGTCACAACTTCCAGTCAGATCTGTCACATTGTTTGGGTTATCTGGATGTTTTTCTTTGCCAAACCATATATGGCTgcttttgtttctttgtgtagTAAACTCAATGCTGAGGTGAACTGCAGAGCCTGGTGGTAATCGTATGTGGGTTTGTCAGTATTATTCATTATAAAAGTATTGCTTTAACTTGAACGCTTCAACTTTCCAGCCACTTTTCACATTTGACCTTTTTTAGTTTAACATTtgctggttccagcttctctAATGTTCTCATTTTAtaattgttaaatatttaaaaatgcaaCACAAATGTAATATCATTGTAAATTGCCtataatttattttccttttatcCTGAGATGGGCTTTTTTTCTCACAACTTTTTCTTTACATTGTAGAGACTAAATGATCAATTAGTTAACTGATTTGTTTATTAATGCGTTAAGTTCCATGCCATTGTTTGTgtgaacacattttaatttgtttatcatAAGATGTTACAGACAAATCAATATAGTGACACACTGACTTATAACAATAGTATTTACAGAGGTATTTAATTCAATCCTTACCTGCATTCATTCACCTTCACATACTTTTACCAGACACCATCGATGAAGCATGTTGTCATGCCTCTCACCATACACAGGCATGCAGTCCTACTCATGATTGGagagcgccacacacacacacatgtgatctTTAATAACCATCAGGTTAAAAACGTAAACAAGGCCTTCTAAATTTCACTCCTAACCCAATAAAGGGTCTTACCTCCTCTTTTCGCTCTTTCTGTTAACATGTGTCGATGAGAGTtgaacaactttaaaaaatgggaGCAATTCTATTTTAAGTCGAATGCATGCAGTAACATTATTTAGTTTGAGGTGTTCCTTTCTTGTCAAAAGTACGGTTGCTAGTAATTGTAAATATAATCCTCTCGTTTTTATGTTGATTGTTGCTTCTGCTCGAGAGCAAATTCTGTGACCAAAATCAATTTAGTATTATTGCAGCGGCATGGTAAACTTGGCcaaggaaggtgtgtgtgttataatttgcattttttaatataattttcTGTGTTTTGAGTTTATATGCAAGAATACGTTCTGTCCCACGTTGGCAACTCTTCACGCTGAAGAGTCTGCACTACTTCAGCGTCTTTGACTGTTGGTGGCGATATTAACGTGTCTGCATCTGCAGGTCTAAACTGCTACTACGACTGAAATCCTTTTTATAGTCCAACCATGAAAGAGAACCAGCTCCTGTGTGGACAATCTGCAGCATGCTAAATATATGCGGATGTATTTGTGTGAGAGTAAGAAACCAGTTCCAATCTGATGCAAACATGCAGCTCCAACCTGCACTGTTGGCGCATTGACACCCTCCTAATGGAGTCAAACTGTTGGGTGGCATTGTGAAGAAATTGTTCGGCTCGGTTTTCGATAACCGAATGGATGAGTCAAACTAATTAATGTAAATTGGGACACATTGCATGCATTTGGGAGTGCAGCGAGTcccttgggggggaaaaaagcaaaaactGGCACAGACCAAAGAGGCCCATTTTGCCCTTTGTCACTGACATATAACTATTGTAAACACAATGCACTGTTGTCCTGGCAGGTTCAAGGTGAAAGATAGACTAACTTGCTCTCTGGTTGCCTTTTAATACAAACATGCCTGTCACAGAGAGTCCAAATGTCTTGTACAAACAACGATCCTTCACAGCATACAGACATCATTTCTCTAGCGCGTGCCAATGAAGGTCTGTTTACCCTTCCCAGATCAAAAACAATCCCACTGCAGCTCACTGAAATGCACCATATCACTGGAACATGgaactctttcttttttttttgacttCACTAAAACAATACTTGCTCACTAAACTCTTGTTTGTGACCAAAACAAGAGCAGACCATTCATGATGGCTGGTGATAAACAGCTCTGACACTTTGCAGGATCCCCTCGATTCGACTGACGATCGACAGCATACATTATATGTTTTGTAATTAAATCTAATTTTTGTCCCTTCAGATTCATCCCATTATGtctgtttaaaagaaaaagaagaagcaatttTCACAACCAATTTCATCTCCAAATATTTTCTGTGATAATTGTAGTTTTCTGTCATGTGTGAACACTTTCTACATGAAACTGTCTGCATAGGCGTTAATGTGTATTCAATATGGTTTATTTTAAGGGTGCTCTCCAAACTCCATTTAAGTTAAATACCAACGCACCCCTGTAATAGTggtttaattgttttgtttctctgtaTTAGGGGACTAAAAATGTGCATCAGAATCCACAGTGGGTTGTAGGTCTGCCTGTGATGGGCAGTGGATATCAATGTACTGTGTCTTTTTCTCTTTGTATTCCTTCCTGCTGTGAAGACACTCCTAACTGTGTTACTGCTGTATATCGATAATCCCTAAAATGATTGTCACTGAATCCGAGTGTCTGTTTCAGAGAGAAGAAGCAGAAAATTCACGACATCAAGAATAATATTAAAGAGGCTATTGAAGTAAGTAGCAAACACCAAAGCAGCACTGGATACTCGTGTCCGTCTTCCGTCTTTCTGTCACGCACACTTAATgtattctgtttgtttgttgcagACCATAGTAACAGCTATGAGCACCCTGGCACCTCCAGTGCAGTTGGCGTGCCCACAGAGCCAGCACCGGATCGAATACGTGCTCAACCTCGTCAGCCAGAAGGACTTTGAGTTTCCCCCTGTGAgtagtaaaacacacacacacacacacgccaaaaAGAAAACACCTGATTGTAGTTGTTGCCCTTTTTACCATGTGGCCTGTGGTTTAAACTTCAATTGGAACTACCATGTCATTAAAGTTGTGTCCACCCCGCTTACCGGTTTCGTTTATGCGTGTAGTTTTGCGATGCAAAATTAAAAGATTTCAACGAACTTCCCCCCCCCTCGCACTCAAAGTGGGCTATTGGTTATACTCCCTTATCAACGGGTTCAGGTATCCTCAGCTGTGTGCGTTTCAGTGTCTGTTGGAATATAAATAGTCCCAAAGTCCCAGGTGATGATCCCTTGACACGGGTAGCTAACACTATTAACGCTACTAATGACCTGATGGTTAAAGTCTCTGAGTTTAATATTCTCAGTGGTGCATTCCTAATTGTCTGAGCCAAGAGACTAAACCTGGGAGTCTCTCAGTTTCTCCACAGCCACCTGCAGGTTGAGGCTTAATTCCCATTTCACTTCACTCAAGTCTAGTCTGAATATGTTTTATAGCTACGGGAATTAATTTCCTTTCAACCTCTTGCCACCACGACACTCTGCACATGTCCGTGATGTTGCCATTGAGGTGTCTGTCCGCCCAGTGAACGATAACTTCTTTAAAAGTATTCCAGAAGTGCTTGTACAGTAGATGTATAGACAATCCATGACATTGACCAAAATATACCTTGTTCAAACTTAAAATCTCCTGGTGTTTAAATGCAGATGGAAGTGTGGATTACTTTGAACAGTCTTCACTTCTTGTGGGAAGCGAGGCTTGAGAGCGGCTGAGCAGTCTTGTTATCACAACCTCTCTTTGTTTGCTTTTGAGGAACACTTTAATCTGTGCTTGAACTAAATTTCCACACTGTAATCATTCagttagattttcttttttaaactgatGTTCACACTGTTGATGGGAAATTATGAAAACAATCACAGCCCAATATGTTGCATCTTCAGAAGTCTGAAAAGCTGTAATGTTGTGTTTTGTCGGAAATTAGCTCAAAAACACCGGCGTTGTGCTTCGAGGGCACAGAGTTCATGTTAACAGTGGCCATGAGTTATTGGAAGATGAGTATTCTGCTAATTAATGCATTCATCGGCGTAACTGCTCGCATTTAATGTATGATTGTGATCATGGAGGGACATCAAAGGAGCCTTTCCTGTCTTTCCAAACCGTCATGGATGATGAAGACCTTCAGCCAACAGTCCGACCAAGCCAGTGCCCACACATGAGCCCTGCcggagtgtccttgagcaagacgcgtGTTGCTTTCCAGCACCATTGGTTCCGTTTTTAAACCGATGCCGCGCTCTGACCTCCTTGTGGGGATTAATAGCGTTTCATCTCGTATCAAGGATTTAGGTCTTTCTGCTCGCCCAGTTtgaggtttgttgttgttctgtaatGGTCACTGgccagaagagaagagaggctcTGGAAGAGGGAGAGCAAATGGCATGACTGATTTATAAAAGAGTGCTGTGTTTGTAAACACATGATGAGTTTGCCATCATGGAAAAACTCCACGATGAAAGTTGTATTCTTTTAACATGAAAGTGACAAGATTTGTCTTGCTAACGGGTCGATACTATTACGTGAGCGGTAGTGTGAAGTAACTGAGCCAAACGAGGATGGAGAACCGAACGATAATTTGATTAACTGATTAGTTAATGATCAGAATATTAATTTAACTATTGTCCAAATCAAGTCATTTTATGTCGTTTATTTTTCCAGCAAAAATGCTCAAGAAAATTTAAGTTTTCAACTTCTGAAATATGAGAACGTGATGCTTCTGTTTGTGTTGGTGGAATAAAACAACAACGATGTGAAGACGTCGCTTCAGGCTGTGGGGgattataacaacataacattaatatttatagaCTTGGTTATAAGATATAACTAAGTTATTGGATATAGGAATGCCacttaattatttgttttcagtTGCTATCTGGCTTTACTCGTTTGGTTGGTTGACTTGTTTATGACGAGCATAGTTTCCGAGTTAGAAATCCAGATGGTGAAGGTCATTTcactttttctgtgtgtgtcctggtgtgTATTGGTCTGGTGGTTGTGATGGGGATGTAAGCCTCTTTGCAAGGTTAGACCAGAAAATCAGCACCTAAGGCAGACCAGAGCATATGACCAGCGCGTGACTCCACAACACTGGTGTGTATGGAGGGGACTGTGGTCTGGTTGTCTCTTCTGCTTTACTAAAGATGGGTTAGCAGATAGAAACAAGTATCACACATAGCTAATTGATCCATTTCATTATAGTTGTACAtaatctagtgtgtgtgtgtataagagcAAGACAGATGGGCGTCTGTGTATTCCCATACTGGAACCCAAATAAATTCCTGTGTTTGACCTGCATTTCTGAGACCTGGGACCTGAATATGTGCACACGTCAACCACAAGGTTTCTGTCAATTAATGTTCACAGCTGTAGACGTGCAGCAACCACTGCTGAGTCCTTCTGGTTGGCCTCCACTATATCTGGATCTGCTAGTTTTGTAGTTTAAGACAAAACTCAAATTGACACCAAACACTTGTGTCTGCATAGATGACAAAGAAAACAAGTGTGTTGGCACCACTCCACTATTAGACTGCTTAGCACTGAAAGTTGCTCTAAATATATAACACTTTATGTACAAGTActccttattattattttttttaaatatctctgCCTGGATCAATGTGTCTTCGGCAACTTTACAAAATCTTTGAAATGAAATGCACAGAGGGCACCTGTTGCTCTCGCAGTATAAAGAGTTTGTGAAGTGGTTAAACATGTTGTGTCCCGGCGtgtaaaagagtgtgtgtgtgtgtgtataatgagCAAGATCGTATCACAGATCGGTTCAGCGCAAAGATAAAATGGAGCAAAAAACGTTGGTGGTTTACCACTCTGAAGTTGGTGTAAACCACCAAAGATTCTAAATGTTGTTCTTTTACTTTGTTATAGTCATCATTTGCCCTCACCCAAGGCTCAATTTCACTGAACAGAGCTTGAACACATCATAATGTATCCGATTGGAATCGTAAGCGGTGCTGCCACGGTTGCCAGCAGCTGTTTACAATGTCACATTGTCAGAGATCGGTGACTAGGAAATCATAAATGATGTCCTGTTCGCATATTCTACTGAACATCGGCGGATAATGATCGTCAGTGAAACTCTTTTCTCTCACTGTGATGGTTAAACTAATTAATCTGCAGTTCCATGAGAGGAGATCCGTACCGATCAGGTGAGAACAATAGTCTGTTACACCACTAATACTGAGGTGTCTCATCCTCCACCACTATTTACCTTTCCAGACATGCACACGGGCATCTCCTCGGCACAACGTACACGATATGTGCTGTCAACAAAAAGGCCTTTGCCCCGCTGCCCTCAGACACACAACCccgtcctcttttctttcttcgagCTGCCATATTCGGTGTAAGATGTCCATTAATTATCAGCTTGTCGGTTAACCAACGGTTAGTTGACCCTGTTTAATCGAGCAGAGACTGTAACATAGTTTTTCACTTAAAATACAGTATGTAATCGAACATTGCCGAGAGATGAAACCGAGTGGGTTTTGATCAGTGCATCAGATGAAAACAGACAAACACCGGTACGTTACTCCGGTTATTTGGAATGGTTATGTTACTCTTCAGTGGCTCTGACAGCCGCTGCGTCCTGTCATtcatgtgtttctttttcttccttagGAGTTTTACGACCATGCGAAGACACTGTGGCAGGACGAGGGGGTCAGGGCGTGCTTCGAGAGATCCAACGAGTACCAGCTAATCGACTGTGCACAATAGTAAGTAGCAGCTACATGGTAACGTGATCTTTCCACTGGTGGGTGCttgtgtatacatacatacatacgcgTGTGCatacataatgtgtgtgtgtgcacacgtgcATATAAACATATGTGTGCGTAcacatacgtatatatgtatgtacatgtatttatattttttatatagaaATAAACGCTTTTCCTGATATTGCGACATACTTTGAGTACTGTGAAGGAAGCGACTGCGATGCGATTTATCAATCAGACAGATTTATTCGAGGCTCGGTGGTGTGCCTCCAGTATAAAACATTTTACAGTTAGTTGTTATTACCGGTACTGCAATAAACGATTGttattcttctctcctcctgacGCAACGTAATCAAAAGGAGAAGTCGTTATACAGATTGGACGGAATACCACAAACCCGCCTGACGTAAACTTTGGACAGCTTTACAGTAATGTGTTGTGTATCCCTCAAAATACTTTCTTGGAAGTACACGGTTCCTGTACAATCACAAAGGTGCTGTAGGATTTGGCTCTTTGGTAACATCTAGTGGCAGCTGCAGGACACCGCCACAAGCATTGTTATGCCCATTATGTAACTTCAGAGATGGGACTTGGGCCTCCATGTGCACCGAGCAAATGTTGTTCTGTGGTTTTACACTGGCGTTCAGGTCGGATTGTTCACTGAATAGCGAAGATAATCAAACATTCTCCAAACTGATGAATGGCAGTAAGTCCGTGCACAGATGGCACACATTAGAAACACCTCTGCATGTTCTACCATTATTTTACGCCAAGTCAGTTTGCATCGGACGATATATTTTTCTACGTTATCAGTGGAGAAATGCTCAAAGCCGAGCTGACCAGTTTATGCGGCTAAAGTGGTGACGGGCAGTGATCTCAAACATTTGGTGTTATCTGAAGCAGCCACTAAATTGTTTCTTTATTGACGTACATGTTCGTCATTGAAGACTTAATTAATGTCTGATCCAGTATGTCCTTCTCTGTGATGGTCTGGGCCCAACCTGTGTTTAGGACTTCTAACTTCTGCTCAAGCATCCGTCCCCCTGTTTGAGCTCCAAACATAACCATCTCATTGTCACCCTCTAAATGATACATTGGGTGTTTCATTGAGGGCATCTGAGAGCTCAGAGTTGACAGTTTAGTTCTCATTTCCAAaggcaagagagagaaaaaacactttctGATGGTGGACTAGTTTTCATGTAACAGCAGCAGTTGTCAGTGTTTGGGAGCCAACATGGCCGAGGCTGAGTCATCTGCAGATCAGAGGATGTttaaaggaggagaggggggtgaTCTGTGAGGAGGATCCCGGCGCTCCTCAGCTGTTCTCCGCGAGTCTGTTGCCTGAACCGCTTTTTACTAGTACATCTGGTAAATTAACTGCAAATCAGTGAATACAACATGCTTTCATGTTTGGCACTTTAGGTTGGTGTTTTTGAAAGTTTAAATGATGAGAAACTCTCCACCCTATCTCCCCCCCTCAGGTGGTTAAGATGGTACAGTCCAGTCTTTTGTTCCCTCCCTTCTCCCGCTCACACATCaggcataaaaataaaaaaactcaagCTCATCCTGTTCTTGCTTACTTTTTCACCCAGGTCTTCCTTTTCTCCATCTCAATCCGTCTGTCTTCCTTCTGGATCCAGTCCAGCCGCACTAGATTGAGAGCGGATAGACTATTAATAGCGCCTGCGGTCGCGTCTCCTTGGTAACCGTGCTGAGGCCAGGGCGCGAGGGAGCTATTTTAGAAATCTGCTCTGTAATGTCAGACGGAAGGCACTAGGCTTTCATTCTGTCGtcctccttcccttctctcaCGTTCACTCTTATTTCACCTTTTCACGTGAGGTATTTTTCTCTCTGTCCAGCCTTTTCATCGAGTTTTcacttatttttcaaaatatcaCAGAATTCCTGAGATTCTCGTCCTGTTGTGAGATGACAAGTTCACTGCTCGTTTCCTTTCCCTGTGCCCTAGTTCACCTGTGATGCTTAAACATCAGCTCTGGGCCACCTCGCAAGTCTATAGCTTCATGAAACCGTTTAAAGAACCAGAAGTTATATTATTggaattatatttgtatatatgatgatatgacgGTACATTACACACGTCAAGATCATTTTGTCCAGTTTTTAGGAGATCAAATCGTGCTTAACTTGGAGAGTCCTTCTTCCACTGACCATttgtatgttttacattttatttgatctttTGAAAGGGTTTGAAAAGGGGTCACTACAATTGGAGATGATGACActttagtgtgtatgtgtggtgagTTTTGACTGTTTTTCAAACGTTGTCTGTCGACCACTGTGCACAGTGTTGGTTGTGAACTGATCAACAGACACTGGAGCAACTCGCCAGCCTTGTATTATCCACCATCTCTGTAGATTTCCGATTGGTTGTATTTTACATTGATGGATCATCTGAAGTTCAGAAGTCCTTTGGAAAGTGAAGATGTTTGTGATCCTGAAGGGTTTTGTGGGAATACCTGTCCACATGGTATTTAGTGCTTTCCAGAAGTTTTGAAATCCTGGCACATGCTGCAGGTGGCTGCCCATCTCCCACTTAATATCTATATCCAATATTTAAAGGAATTTTAGTGGCATACACATAAAGCTCTTTAGTGTTTTCCCTGAATGTTGAACAAGCAGGGAAGATGCCTCTCTTGAAGGTCACCCAACAATCTAAACACAATGTCATTTATGATGGTTTCAAAGGAAAGTCTCATTGTCAACATGTTGTGTTAAAAAGGTCTTTCTGTGCCACGTCAAATATCTGCTGTACTTCACATAGTTCACCCATAAACCTCAGCTGGCTATCTATTGAACCTTTTACTGAAACACGTGCGATGCTTTTTAAATAGTGACTGTTAAAAAGATGATGCTCGCTGCAGAAAAGCGCTCTGTCATGTTTGGAGTTCAAACTGTTCTTTTAGTTGTTTGATACTGATTGTGGTGCCTGAGCACATTTATATGAGTCTTCAGTAACGCATCCCCATAacagtgtttcttcttctttctcctcagcTTTCTAGACAAGATTGACATTGTGAAACAGAGTGACTACACTCCAACAGATCAGGTGGGTGAATCTAACAACTAATATATACTACACTATGCGTGTATACCTTCTTTTCCCACAGGGGTATTTCAAATAGAAGAAGATTTAAAAGTCTTGTATCGTCATTAATAAGCTGAGTGATTACGCTCAAATTGAAGAACGGACACCAAGAGATAGATGGCAGTCGTGCGTTTTCCGTTttgacctggaggagagcaacagcttCTTTACATATCTTTCACAACCAGCAAAGATAGCTCGTATGTAGTCTTTTTAACCCAGGTTGCCCAATAAAGGTCTTGAAGTAGGGGCAGAATACCTAAATGTCTCGTATCCCAGTTTCTGAGTTTTTCACCATGACTTGTAAACTAAGTTCAGGCCACAGAAGCCATTTGCAGAGTCTAAAGCTTGCCCCATATTTGCTGTGTAATCTCATTCAAAATCCTGCAGGATATCTTTAtgattttgggaacatttttgttttcaccAGGATTTGTTGCGGTGCAGAGTTCTGACTTCAGGCATCTTTGAGACGAGATTCCAAGTGGACAAAGTTAATTTCCAGTGAGTAAAAACCCATGAAGGAAAGGGCAGTGACATAACagtgtgtgtaatatatatatatatatacacacacaatgtcctACATATCTTCAGTTATAATCATGTGCAATAACTCAAATATAAACAAATGAGAATCTAAGTTCTAGTTCCTCCTTATGATGGCAGTATTTGACCTGTCGGCACTAATGTCTCTTGTGTTGCACAGTATGTTTGACGTTGGCGGTCAAAGAGACGAACGCAGGAAATGGATTCAGTGCTTTAACGGTaacttgtgtttattttttgcttCCGCTCACTTCACTCAGCTCGTGTCTTTTTCTGTCCCGGTGTCTGATTTATTTCTGTCCCCCTCTCGTCCTCAGATGTGACGGCCATCATCTTCGTGGTGGCCAGTAGCAGTTACAACATGGTGATCAGAGAGGACAATCAGACTAACCGTTTACAGGAGGCCCTCAACCTCTTCAAGAACATCTGGAACAACAGGTGAAGAGACACAGATATTATAAGTGTGTTTTACAGTCAGTGAAAACGCATTGAACATGAGAggaatattttaaatgtcttgGGGAAATTTTTGTGCTGTCCTGGAAAATTATTTCAATATTGTCCTTTAGCTTAGATTGAACTcgcccagtggttctcaaactgtggggcgcgacCCTCAAGTGGGGCACcgaggtattacaggtggggggggggggcagtgcggagaacttcacatattacaaaggtACGTGTAAATATTTACGTTACGGCGTTAATAGGTTACGCTTGTGTGATCATGACGTCACAGATGGGGCGCAGACCATGGCAGGGAAAAGGAATGCAGGCGCTGGTCAAGAGTGTCACTTCAATGGACACTGTCGTACACAGAGAAGCCTAGATGTGCCGTGAACTCCACGAGGGTTTGACCGATGCtatcagcgtggtcaatttcataaaaacaaggtccctgaaagcaccactgttttCACTCTGAGGAGACGGAGCCTTCAGCTGTTTCACATGAAGCTCGAGGCTCTCAGGAGGAAACGTGTTGTTGAGTTCAGCGACTTTAAACATCCGTCATATGCATAACATGTCATACAGGACAgtatacaattgaaattgtacaCATATTAATCTGCAAAGAAGAGATGGACtctgtttatcatttattttttctttgtaacgttacacatgtatatactttttggggtcaaatttattgattcaattattattaaattggcTGATTAATAATTTCTGATGAAATTGCCCTATCtcagtgacatatttggaaagctgaTTGAATTCAATCTTCATCTTCaaggcagagagcagcagcagcttcctcagCTGCAGACCAGATTTCTCTGAATCTGAGATGGGGGACACAtatcacacatat
The genomic region above belongs to Pseudoliparis swirei isolate HS2019 ecotype Mariana Trench chromosome 9, NWPU_hadal_v1, whole genome shotgun sequence and contains:
- the gnas gene encoding guanine nucleotide-binding protein G(s) subunit alpha — its product is MGCLGNSKTEDQRNEEKAQREANKKIEKQLQKDKQIYRATHRLLLLGAGESGKSTIVKQMRILHVNGFNTEEKKQKIHDIKNNIKEAIETIVTAMSTLAPPVQLACPQSQHRIEYVLNLVSQKDFEFPPEFYDHAKTLWQDEGVRACFERSNEYQLIDCAQYFLDKIDIVKQSDYTPTDQDLLRCRVLTSGIFETRFQVDKVNFHMFDVGGQRDERRKWIQCFNDVTAIIFVVASSSYNMVIREDNQTNRLQEALNLFKNIWNNRWLRTISVILFLNKQDLLAEKVLAGKSKIEEYFPEFARYTTPDDATPEPGEDPRVTRAKYFIRDEFLRISTASGDGRHYCYPHFTCAVDTENIRRVFNDCRDIIQRMHLRQYELL